The following proteins are encoded in a genomic region of Sorangiineae bacterium MSr12523:
- the fusA gene encoding elongation factor G, with amino-acid sequence MAARIPLNRIRNIGISAHIDSGKTTLTERVLFYTGRIHKIHEVRGKDGVGAKMDSMDLEREKGITIQSAATYCVWPGSQQQLQPHNINIIDTPGHVDFTIEVERALRVLDGAILVLDSGKGVQSQSITVDKQMKRYRVPRIAFVNKMDNPGANYERVAEMLKEKLGHHPVKLQVPIGAESDFRGIIDPIIGKAVYFDGNDGEIIREEEIPAEFADKAKAAREKIIHDVADVDDELAEKFLAEEPISVDELRAAIRRATLALKMTPVMCGSAIKNKGVQLLLDAVVHYLPNPTEVLNEAHDQANNEEKVVVESDSTKPFVGLAFKLQQDKYGQLTYFRVYQGSVTSGDTIFNVSNEMRKVRVPRMFRMHSDDREEIQTAEAGDIVAFYGVEASSGETFTDGKVNWTLTSMHVPAAVISLAVAPKDRSAEANFSKALNRFTKEDPTFRVHQDEESQQTIISGMGELHLDIYMERMKREYNCEVVAGKPQVAYREAITKRAEINYTHKKQTGGSGQYAKVMGYIEPLPADAIETYEFVDDITGGAIPREFIGSCDKGFREGVKKGTLIGFPVVGVRAVINDGASHAVDSSEMAFKTAALMGFREAYAKSGPTILEPIMKVEIDAPTEFQGSVVGQVNQRRGVILETVSGDSVSVTAEVPLNAMFGYSTDLRSATQGKGTFTMEFSKYAVVPRQEQDEMVKKYKEKLAAEAKK; translated from the coding sequence GTGGCTGCTCGCATCCCCCTCAACCGTATCCGTAACATTGGTATTTCGGCGCACATCGACTCCGGCAAGACGACGCTAACCGAGCGCGTCCTCTTCTACACGGGTCGGATCCACAAGATCCACGAGGTGCGTGGAAAAGACGGCGTCGGCGCCAAGATGGACTCGATGGATCTCGAGCGCGAGAAGGGCATCACCATCCAGTCCGCCGCCACGTACTGTGTGTGGCCTGGGTCGCAGCAGCAGCTGCAGCCGCACAACATCAACATCATCGACACGCCAGGCCACGTCGACTTCACCATCGAAGTGGAGCGCGCGCTGCGCGTTCTCGACGGTGCGATCCTGGTGCTCGACTCGGGCAAGGGCGTGCAGAGCCAGTCGATCACCGTCGACAAGCAGATGAAGCGCTACCGCGTTCCGCGCATCGCCTTCGTCAACAAGATGGACAACCCGGGCGCCAACTACGAGCGCGTGGCCGAGATGCTCAAGGAGAAGCTCGGACACCACCCGGTGAAGCTCCAGGTGCCGATCGGCGCCGAGTCGGACTTCCGCGGCATCATCGACCCGATCATCGGGAAGGCCGTTTACTTCGACGGCAACGACGGCGAGATCATTCGCGAGGAAGAGATCCCCGCGGAGTTCGCCGACAAGGCGAAGGCGGCCCGCGAGAAGATCATCCACGACGTCGCCGACGTCGACGACGAGTTGGCCGAGAAGTTCCTCGCCGAGGAGCCCATCTCGGTGGACGAGCTGCGTGCGGCCATCCGCCGCGCCACCTTGGCCCTCAAGATGACCCCGGTCATGTGCGGCTCGGCGATCAAGAACAAGGGCGTTCAGCTCCTGCTCGACGCCGTCGTGCACTACCTCCCCAATCCGACCGAAGTCCTCAACGAGGCGCACGATCAGGCCAACAACGAAGAAAAGGTCGTCGTGGAGTCCGACTCCACGAAGCCGTTCGTCGGCCTGGCGTTCAAACTGCAGCAGGACAAGTACGGCCAGCTGACCTACTTCCGCGTCTACCAAGGCTCGGTCACGTCCGGCGACACCATCTTCAACGTCAGCAACGAGATGCGGAAGGTGCGCGTGCCGCGTATGTTCCGTATGCACTCCGACGACCGCGAGGAGATTCAGACGGCCGAGGCGGGCGACATCGTGGCCTTCTACGGCGTCGAGGCCAGCTCGGGCGAGACGTTCACCGACGGCAAGGTCAATTGGACCCTGACCTCGATGCACGTGCCCGCGGCGGTCATCTCGCTGGCGGTTGCCCCCAAGGACCGCTCGGCGGAGGCGAATTTCTCCAAGGCGCTCAACCGCTTCACGAAGGAAGACCCGACGTTCCGCGTGCACCAGGACGAAGAGTCGCAGCAGACCATCATCAGCGGCATGGGCGAGCTGCACCTCGACATCTACATGGAGCGCATGAAGCGCGAGTACAACTGCGAGGTCGTCGCCGGCAAGCCGCAGGTTGCGTACCGCGAGGCGATCACCAAGCGCGCCGAGATCAACTACACGCACAAGAAGCAGACCGGTGGCTCCGGTCAGTACGCCAAGGTCATGGGCTACATCGAGCCGCTCCCGGCCGATGCCATCGAGACCTACGAGTTCGTCGACGACATCACCGGCGGTGCGATTCCGCGTGAGTTCATCGGCTCGTGCGACAAGGGCTTCCGTGAGGGCGTGAAGAAGGGCACCCTCATCGGCTTCCCCGTCGTGGGCGTGCGTGCGGTCATCAACGACGGTGCATCCCACGCGGTCGATTCGTCCGAAATGGCGTTCAAGACGGCCGCGCTCATGGGCTTCCGCGAGGCCTATGCGAAGTCGGGCCCGACCATCCTCGAGCCGATCATGAAGGTCGAAATCGACGCGCCCACGGAGTTCCAGGGCTCGGTCGTCGGCCAGGTCAACCAGCGCCGCGGCGTCATCCTGGAGACCGTCTCCGGCGACAGCGTCAGCGTCACCGCCGAGGTCCCGCTGAATGCGATGTTCGGTTACTCGACCGACCTTCGCTCCGCCACGCAGGGCAAGGGCACCTTCACCATGGAGTTCTCCAAGTACGCAGTCGTGCCGCGTCAGGAGCAGGACGAAATGGTCAAGAAGTACAAGGAGAAGCTCGCCGCCGAAGCGAAGAAGTAG
- a CDS encoding septal ring lytic transglycosylase RlpA family protein, producing MMNFRHRLAWLVASSICIAACSSEAPDAVDEGDGSNATEQEIESAAAFSCSGTVGTKVPKDGNYYITAFGCWIDAKGHAHGDSGDNCIPACLSQLRSKGICSKSWSGKTCEQKLTWFTADAARYGCGSRVKITNKKNGKAAVAVVIDQGPACRVERSVKKAVLDASGRVNRYLFGEDKGAVDRALVHVEVVSNKAKLGPVKKSGLVEMEDGTEDNMRADEAEMDSEAQDEAIGQAVPAEASAE from the coding sequence ATGATGAATTTTCGTCATCGGCTCGCATGGCTCGTCGCATCATCGATCTGCATTGCCGCTTGCTCCAGTGAGGCGCCGGATGCGGTCGACGAAGGTGACGGCAGCAACGCGACCGAGCAGGAAATCGAGTCCGCAGCGGCGTTCAGTTGCAGTGGTACCGTGGGAACCAAAGTTCCCAAAGATGGCAATTACTACATTACCGCCTTTGGCTGCTGGATCGACGCCAAGGGGCATGCGCATGGCGACTCGGGAGACAATTGCATTCCGGCGTGCCTATCGCAATTGCGGAGCAAAGGAATCTGTTCGAAAAGCTGGAGCGGAAAGACCTGCGAGCAAAAGCTCACGTGGTTCACGGCCGACGCCGCACGTTACGGGTGCGGCAGCAGGGTCAAAATCACCAACAAGAAGAACGGCAAGGCCGCCGTGGCCGTGGTCATCGATCAGGGACCCGCGTGCCGTGTCGAGCGGAGCGTCAAAAAGGCCGTTCTGGATGCCAGCGGCCGCGTGAATCGATATCTGTTCGGCGAGGACAAGGGCGCCGTGGATCGCGCTCTGGTGCACGTGGAGGTCGTGAGCAACAAGGCCAAGCTCGGGCCGGTGAAGAAGTCGGGGCTCGTCGAGATGGAAGACGGCACCGAGGACAACATGCGCGCCGACGAAGCCGAAATGGACTCCGAAGCGCAGGACGAGGCCATCGGACAGGCGGTTCCGGCCGAGGCCTCTGCGGAATAA
- a CDS encoding HD domain-containing protein, which produces MSSSIAGISIPDSKLARAATELVRDCATPLLFHHSSRVYYFGALTGVGQRRAFDPELLYVGAMFHDLGLTKKYASANDRFEVDGANAAASFLRSHGIGQEAIDVVWDAIALHTTPGIPEHKKSEVALVLAGVEMDVVGLGFSNVPEDARAQVVQAHPRGASFKQDIIGAFYEGIRHKPDTTFGNIKADVLARMDPQFVRRDFCDIILNSAWPS; this is translated from the coding sequence ATGAGCTCCTCCATAGCCGGTATTTCCATTCCCGATAGCAAACTTGCGCGCGCAGCAACCGAGCTGGTTCGCGATTGTGCGACGCCGTTGCTATTTCATCATTCGTCGCGCGTGTATTACTTCGGTGCGCTGACCGGGGTGGGCCAGCGGCGGGCGTTCGATCCGGAGTTGCTCTACGTCGGGGCGATGTTTCACGACCTGGGGCTCACCAAGAAATACGCCAGCGCGAACGATCGCTTCGAGGTCGATGGTGCCAATGCAGCGGCGAGTTTTCTGCGCTCCCATGGCATCGGGCAAGAGGCCATCGACGTCGTTTGGGATGCGATCGCACTGCACACGACGCCTGGGATCCCTGAGCACAAGAAGTCCGAGGTGGCCCTGGTCCTGGCGGGCGTCGAAATGGACGTGGTGGGCTTGGGCTTTTCCAACGTGCCCGAGGATGCGCGCGCACAGGTCGTCCAGGCGCATCCCCGGGGTGCATCCTTCAAACAGGACATCATCGGCGCATTCTACGAGGGCATTCGGCACAAGCCGGATACGACGTTTGGCAACATCAAGGCCGATGTTCTGGCGCGCATGGATCCGCAGTTCGTACGCCGCGACTTCTGCGATATCATTCTAAACTCGGCCTGGCCGTCGTAG
- a CDS encoding protein kinase, with amino-acid sequence MEEILKVGQLFLGKYRIERLVGKGGMGAVYAAVDSDLARKVAIKILLPHIASSRTAATRFVNEGRAAARIESEHVARVYSAGRTQQGLPFMILELLDGTDVADLLEKRKRLGVEEAVDIMIDALQAVAEAHRLGIVHRDLKPSNLFLHRRGNGSQVVKVLDFGISKLTQPMSTTGGDQGLTVTQALLGTPNYMSPEQLLDSKSVDHRTDIWSLGVILYEMLAGTVPFGGPTLRELFTAILHQPTTPLPHLRSDVRPELQMAIDLCLARDPQRRMGDALELAHLLAPFGSSARMAFGRPPTVGESTVVAPPPAMSSAPQLVPDPPVMATITKTNPYAQVVSTPVQQQPEPQWAHTNQANITPSPVQMDSPWAGQYAAAATRPRMPSRSLLPYAIAVPVIGILAAGAIIVAARVVQTKTDAATSVLTATSPPPEPAASPFRSPPASSAEPPRAESVDAGAAVSTTPSASASSPAPIERPPRSGTPRNPKREPGFNPMKDSRY; translated from the coding sequence GTGGAGGAAATTCTGAAGGTCGGACAGCTTTTCCTCGGTAAGTACCGAATCGAAAGGCTGGTCGGTAAGGGAGGAATGGGCGCCGTTTATGCGGCCGTGGACAGCGATCTTGCGCGCAAGGTCGCCATCAAGATTCTCCTTCCTCATATTGCGAGCTCGCGCACGGCGGCCACTCGGTTCGTCAACGAGGGTCGTGCGGCCGCGCGCATCGAGAGCGAACACGTCGCGCGCGTGTATTCGGCCGGGCGTACCCAACAAGGCCTCCCCTTCATGATTCTCGAGCTGCTCGACGGGACGGACGTCGCGGATCTGCTCGAGAAACGCAAGCGGCTCGGGGTCGAAGAAGCCGTCGACATCATGATCGACGCGTTGCAGGCCGTGGCCGAGGCGCACCGGCTCGGCATCGTGCACCGCGATCTCAAACCGTCGAACCTGTTTCTCCATCGCAGGGGCAATGGATCGCAGGTCGTCAAAGTTCTCGATTTCGGCATTTCGAAATTGACCCAGCCCATGTCGACCACGGGTGGCGATCAGGGGCTGACGGTGACGCAAGCGCTGCTCGGCACACCGAATTACATGTCGCCAGAGCAATTGCTGGATTCGAAGTCCGTGGACCATCGCACGGACATCTGGTCGCTCGGCGTCATTCTGTACGAAATGCTGGCGGGCACCGTGCCGTTCGGCGGGCCGACGTTGCGCGAGCTCTTCACCGCGATTCTGCACCAGCCGACGACCCCCCTCCCCCACCTGCGGTCCGACGTGCGGCCGGAGCTGCAAATGGCCATCGACCTTTGCCTGGCGCGCGATCCGCAGCGGCGCATGGGCGACGCTCTCGAGCTGGCGCACTTGCTCGCGCCATTTGGCTCGTCTGCGCGCATGGCGTTCGGGCGACCGCCCACCGTCGGGGAATCGACGGTGGTGGCGCCCCCACCGGCGATGTCGTCGGCGCCGCAGCTCGTTCCGGATCCTCCCGTCATGGCGACGATCACGAAGACGAACCCCTACGCGCAGGTCGTTTCGACGCCGGTGCAACAGCAGCCCGAGCCACAGTGGGCGCATACCAATCAAGCGAACATTACGCCCTCGCCCGTCCAAATGGATTCTCCCTGGGCCGGGCAGTATGCCGCCGCGGCCACGCGCCCTCGCATGCCGAGTCGGTCCTTGTTGCCTTATGCGATTGCCGTCCCCGTAATTGGCATTCTCGCCGCGGGCGCCATCATCGTGGCCGCACGTGTCGTGCAGACGAAAACGGACGCGGCCACGTCGGTGCTAACGGCAACGTCACCTCCGCCCGAACCGGCCGCGTCGCCATTTCGTAGTCCGCCCGCGTCGAGTGCGGAACCCCCTCGCGCCGAATCGGTGGACGCAGGTGCCGCCGTCTCGACGACGCCATCGGCATCGGCATCGAGTCCTGCGCCGATCGAGCGTCCCCCCCGCAGCGGAACGCCGCGCAATCCGAAACGGGAACCGGGGTTCAACCCGATGAAGGATTCTCGTTACTGA
- a CDS encoding DJ-1/PfpI family protein — protein MSKTDTPIQKQPRLVSIFAVPGVQLLDVAGPLDVFAEANRQCTGRKPIYRFRLVSRSAGPLTCSSGARLLPDATIEDRREKVDTLLVAGSPHAGETHLDAATMAWLTASARTARRYGSVCSGAFLLAQTGGLDGCRVTTHWSVAGALQAAFPKLRVEADSIYVRDGRVCTAAGVTAGMDLALALVEEDLGREVAMNVARELVMFFKRPGGQMPFSRRGQVELSGRSALQESQRWIAAHLRADLSVAALASRAGVSPRHFARMFRGELGVTPADYVESVRVDAACRLLEEGTDAPKQVADRCGFTNVNGLRRAFMRCTGITPAEYRRRYRGESSVG, from the coding sequence ATGTCAAAAACGGACACACCGATCCAGAAGCAGCCACGGTTGGTGTCGATCTTTGCCGTGCCCGGCGTGCAATTGCTCGACGTGGCGGGACCGCTCGACGTGTTCGCCGAGGCCAATCGCCAATGCACTGGGCGCAAACCCATCTATCGATTTCGCCTCGTATCCCGCTCGGCGGGGCCGCTGACGTGCTCGTCGGGTGCCCGCTTGCTGCCCGACGCAACCATCGAGGATCGCCGCGAAAAGGTGGATACGCTTCTCGTGGCAGGCAGTCCGCACGCCGGGGAGACGCATCTCGATGCCGCCACCATGGCCTGGCTCACGGCGAGCGCCCGGACGGCGCGGCGCTATGGATCGGTTTGCAGCGGTGCATTCCTCCTCGCGCAGACCGGAGGGCTCGACGGGTGCCGCGTCACCACGCATTGGAGCGTCGCCGGGGCATTGCAGGCGGCCTTTCCAAAGTTGCGCGTGGAGGCCGATTCCATTTACGTGCGCGACGGGCGCGTGTGCACGGCGGCCGGCGTCACCGCGGGAATGGACCTCGCGCTGGCCCTCGTGGAGGAAGACTTGGGCCGCGAGGTGGCCATGAACGTCGCCCGCGAGCTGGTCATGTTCTTCAAACGCCCCGGTGGACAAATGCCATTCAGCCGGCGCGGCCAGGTCGAGTTGTCCGGCCGCTCCGCGCTGCAAGAGTCACAACGATGGATCGCCGCCCACCTCCGCGCGGATCTTTCCGTCGCCGCACTGGCCAGCCGCGCCGGTGTGAGCCCGCGCCACTTCGCGCGCATGTTCCGCGGCGAGCTTGGCGTCACCCCGGCCGACTACGTCGAATCGGTACGGGTCGACGCCGCATGCCGCCTGCTCGAAGAAGGCACCGACGCGCCCAAACAAGTCGCCGATCGCTGCGGATTCACCAACGTCAATGGCTTGCGCCGCGCCTTCATGCGATGCACGGGAATCACGCCCGCAGAATACCGCAGACGGTACCGAGGCGAGTCGAGTGTCGGGTGA
- a CDS encoding monovalent cation:proton antiporter-2 (CPA2) family protein: MLVDVAIFLAAAVFVVPISKRLGLGTVIGYLVAGVLIGPCGLRLISRVEETLHFAEFGVVLLLFLIGLELQPARLWKMRGTVFGIGGAQVFATAAALGGAGLLFGVGWRTALVAGLALAMSSTAFALQVLGEKNELARPHGKVAFGILLFQDVAAIPTLALVPMLAGGASEHGPSPGLRALIVLGVMVGLGLAGRYLLRPMLRFIAGAKNHDLSAAATLLVVVGTALLMHAIDLSEALGAFVAGVLLADSEYRHELEANIEPYKGLLLGLFFMAVGMSADMKILLGRPLTVAGLVVGLTAIKFAVLWGVGRLAKLPARGSTSLAVAISQGGEFAFVIFGVAQEGAVLDKAIADLLVVVVTLSMAVTPLLFIVRDRVLARKDAGAAREFDEPSNEGNPVIIAGFGRVGQIVGRVLRAKGIAYTALDASAQHTDFVKRFGNKIYYGDASRPDLLRAAGAEQATLFVLAVDDMETSLTVAKSVLHHFPHLKIIARARNRQHAYALLGLGIDVLSRETFAASLEMSAWALEAVGLTTSEARSAVKRFAEYDDTRMRALYHLRDDEKALIASSKEYAAELQRILDEDANAVN; this comes from the coding sequence ATGCTGGTCGACGTTGCCATTTTTCTCGCGGCCGCCGTGTTCGTGGTCCCCATCTCCAAGCGGCTCGGCCTGGGTACCGTGATCGGGTACCTGGTGGCGGGCGTTCTGATTGGGCCATGCGGTCTTCGGCTGATCTCGCGGGTCGAGGAGACGCTGCATTTCGCGGAGTTCGGGGTCGTGCTTCTGCTCTTCCTTATCGGGTTGGAGCTGCAGCCAGCCCGCCTTTGGAAGATGCGCGGCACGGTGTTCGGCATCGGCGGCGCACAAGTGTTCGCGACGGCGGCTGCCCTCGGCGGAGCAGGGCTGCTCTTCGGGGTGGGCTGGCGCACGGCCCTCGTGGCCGGGCTGGCCTTGGCCATGTCGTCGACGGCGTTCGCGCTGCAGGTTCTCGGAGAGAAAAACGAGCTCGCGCGGCCTCACGGCAAGGTGGCATTCGGCATTTTGCTCTTTCAAGACGTCGCGGCCATTCCCACATTGGCGCTCGTTCCGATGCTCGCGGGCGGGGCGAGCGAACACGGCCCGAGCCCGGGCCTGCGCGCGCTCATCGTGCTGGGGGTGATGGTGGGGCTCGGCCTGGCCGGGCGCTACCTGCTTCGGCCCATGCTGCGCTTCATCGCGGGGGCGAAGAACCACGATCTCTCGGCGGCGGCCACGTTGCTGGTGGTCGTCGGCACCGCGCTGCTGATGCACGCCATCGACCTTTCGGAGGCGCTGGGGGCTTTCGTGGCCGGTGTGCTGTTGGCCGATTCCGAATACCGGCACGAGCTGGAAGCGAACATCGAGCCGTACAAGGGCCTCCTGTTGGGACTGTTCTTCATGGCCGTGGGGATGTCGGCCGATATGAAGATCCTGCTCGGCCGTCCCCTCACGGTGGCGGGGCTCGTCGTGGGCCTCACGGCGATCAAGTTTGCGGTTCTCTGGGGCGTGGGGCGTCTGGCGAAGCTGCCCGCGCGCGGGTCGACCAGCCTCGCCGTGGCCATTTCGCAGGGCGGTGAGTTCGCATTCGTCATCTTCGGCGTGGCCCAGGAGGGGGCGGTGCTGGACAAGGCCATTGCCGATTTGCTCGTGGTGGTCGTCACGTTGTCGATGGCGGTGACGCCGCTCCTGTTCATCGTGCGCGATCGGGTTCTCGCGCGAAAAGATGCGGGCGCCGCACGCGAGTTCGACGAACCGTCGAACGAGGGCAACCCCGTGATCATCGCCGGGTTCGGGCGGGTAGGGCAGATTGTCGGCCGCGTCCTACGCGCCAAAGGAATTGCGTACACCGCACTCGACGCCAGTGCGCAGCATACGGACTTCGTGAAGCGATTCGGTAACAAGATTTATTATGGCGATGCTTCCCGGCCCGACTTGCTCCGTGCGGCCGGCGCCGAACAAGCGACGCTGTTCGTGCTCGCGGTGGACGACATGGAGACGTCTCTGACCGTGGCCAAGTCGGTGCTGCACCATTTTCCGCATTTGAAGATCATCGCGCGCGCTCGCAATCGCCAACATGCGTATGCGCTGCTCGGCCTGGGCATCGATGTCCTTTCCCGCGAGACGTTCGCGGCCAGCCTCGAGATGTCCGCATGGGCGCTCGAGGCGGTGGGCCTCACCACGAGCGAGGCACGCAGCGCGGTGAAGCGATTTGCCGAATACGACGATACGCGGATGCGTGCGCTCTATCACCTGCGCGACGATGAGAAAGCGCTCATCGCTTCGTCGAAGGAGTACGCGGCCGAGCTACAGCGCATTCTCGACGAAGATGCGAATGCGGTGAATTGA